A section of the Halichoerus grypus chromosome 11, mHalGry1.hap1.1, whole genome shotgun sequence genome encodes:
- the LRRN4CL gene encoding LRRN4 C-terminal-like protein: MLGSPCLLWLLAVTSSLVPRTRPLAPQDLTEEEEDETSRPPLPAVPCDYDSCRHLQVPCQELQRAGPGACLCPGLSSPAQPPAPPRLGEVHVVAEAGSALVRWCAPPSPVHQYWLLLWEGGGATQKGPPLNATVRRAELKGLKPGGTYVVCVVAANGAGESSVPGAGGEGLEGVGGPAFGPCGRLAVPPRPVTLVHTAVGVGTVLALLTCSALVWHFCLRERWGCPHRPASPPRAGL; this comes from the coding sequence ATGCTGGGCTCTCCCTGCCTTCTGTGGCTCCTGGCTGTCACCTCCTCCTTAGTGCCCAGAACGCGGCCCTTGGCCCCTCAAGACCTTAcggaagaggaggaagatgagacCTCACGGCCACCTCTGCCGGCTGTCCCCTGCGACTACGACAGTTGCCGCCACCTGCAGGTGCCATGCCAGGAGCTGCAGAGGGCCGGGCCGGGGGCCTGCCTGTGCCCCGGGctctccagccctgcccagcctccgGCCCCGCCGCGCCTGGGAGAGGTGCACGTGGTGGCCGAGGCCGGCAGCGCGCTGGTGCGCTGGTGTGCGCCCCCCTCCCCGGTCCACCAGTACTGGCTGCTGCTTTGGGAAGGCGGTGGGGCTACCCAGAAGGGCCCCCCGCTCAACGCCACGGTCCGCAGAGCAGAACTGAAGGGACTGAAGCCTGGGGGCACTTACGTCGTTTGCGTGGTGGCTGCCAACGGCGCTGGAGAAAGCAGCGTGccgggggcaggtggggagggcctCGAGGGGGTGGGTGGCCCTGCTTTCGGGCCCTGCGGCAGGCTGGCCGTGCCCCCCAGGCCCGTTACCCTGGTCCACACGGCCGTAGGGGTGGGCACGGTGCTGGCCCTGCTGACCTGCTCTGCTCTGGTCTGGCACTTCTGCCTGCGCGAGCGCTGGGGCTGCCCCCACCGGCCGGCCTCCCCACCAAGAGCAGGGCTCTGA